The Candidatus Binatia bacterium DNA segment CCTCGCGGCGTGGACAGCACTCGGCCTCGCGCTCACCAGCGCCGATCTCGTTGGAGTCATGCGGGGCGTTCTCGACGTCACGGTGGACTACGCGTCCCAGCGCAAACAGTACGGCGTCTCCGTCGGATCCTTCCAAGCGGTGCAGCACCTCCTCGCGGAAGCGCGATGCCTGATGGAGGGTTCGCTGAGCATCGCACTTCACGCGGCCTGGGCCGTCGACGATCTAGCTCCGGAAGACGCCCGCGCCGCGGGCCGCGTCGCCAAAGCATACTGCGCGCGCGCCGCACAAACGGTGTGCGAAACCGCGGTGCAGGTCCACGGCGGGATCGGGAACACATGGGACTGCATCGTCCATGTGTACCTGCGACGTGCATTGCTGTCCCGGCAGTGGTTCGGCGACGACGGCTCGCAGCTGCTCGAGCTCGGGCCCGACGGCCTGGAGGCGGTATAGTGGACTATCGCGATTCCCCCGCTGAAGCGGAGTTCCGGTCGCGCCTGCGCGCCTGGCTCGCGGACAACAACCCCGGGTTCCGCTCCTCGTCGACCGACGACGAGTACTGGGCTCGACAGGCGGAATGGCACACCACACTCTACAATGCCGGCTTCTTCGGCCTCTCCTGGCCAAAGCGGTACGGCGGACACGAGCTACCAACCGTGTTCGACGTCATCGTCGACGACGAGGTCGCCGCCGCGGGGGCGCCACCGCGCCCCAGCCTCGGCTACCTCGTGCAGGGCATCTCGACCCACGGCACTGAGGAGATCAAGGACCGATTCCTCCCCGCCCTGATCAGCGGCAAGGACCGCTGGTGTCAGGGCTTCAGCGAGCCGGACGCCGGCTCCGATCTGGCCGCACTCCGCACTACCGCGACGCTCGACGGCGACGACTTCGTCGTCGACGGGCGCAAGATTTGGACGAGCTACTCCGACGTTGCCGACTGGTGCTTCCTCCTCGCCCGCACGGACGCCGACGTGCCGAAGCACAAGGGCATCTCGGCATTCGCGATCTCCATGGAACAACCAGGCATCGAGCGGCGTCCACTCAAAATGATCAATGGCACCACGAAGGAGTTCGGGCAGGTGACGTTCGACGGGGCCCGCGTGCCCGTCGCCCACATGATCGGCGAGCCCGGCGAGGGGTGGCGGGTGGCGATGACGATCGTCAGCCATGAACGCGAGCCGGGCGAACTCGGATACGTGGCGCGCTACGCGAAAACGGTGAACAGACTCAAGCAGACGGTACACGACGATCCCCACGCGTTCCGCCCGGATCAACGAGAAGCCGTGGCGTGGGCCCATGTGCAGGTCGAAATGCTCCGACGACACGTCTGCCGACGGCTCTCCGAGCGCCTCGACGGCATCGACCACGGCCCGGGTGGATCGATCGACAAGCTACTGATGACGTGGGTCGAGCAGTCAGTCGGCGCGGCCGCATTGTCGGTTTCAGGACCACGAGCGGCCCTCGACACCGAAGACGAAGCGCTGAAGGTCTATCTCTACAGCCGCGCCCAAAGCGTCATGGGCGGCACGTCGCAGATCCAGAAGAACATCATCGCTACACGAATCCTCAACTTGCCAACCGCGTGACGCGAATTCGAGAAAGGAAGCCGAGATGACCTACGATCTCCCCGACGTCGTACGGATCGAAGAGGACGGCCCGCTGCGCATCGTGCGGCTCAACCGGCCGGAGCAGCTCAACGCCATCAACGACGAGCTGCACGGCGGACTGACTCGCCTCTTCCCACAGCTGAGCGCCGACGCGGGCGCGCGCGTCGCCGTGATCACCGGCGAAGGCCGCGCGTTCTCCGCGGGGGGCGACTTCGACCTGCTCGACCGCATGGCGAAGGACCGCACCTTGCGCCGCGACGTGATCGCCGAGGGCCGCGAACTCGTCATCAACATGATGCGTTGCCGGATCCCCGTCGTCGCCGCCGTGAACGGCGCCGCGGTCGGCCTCGGGTGCAGCGTGATCGCGCTCTCGGACGTGGTCTACATGGCCGAGTCCGCCTACCTGGCCGATCCGCACGTCAACGTCGGACTCGTTGCCGCCGACGGCGGTCCGATCACCTGGCCGCTGCACACGAGCCTCCTCCTGGCGAAGGAGTTCGCGTTCACCGGCGACAAGATCCGAGCAACGCGAGCCGCTGAGATCGGTCTGGCGAATCACGTATGCCCCGACGGCGAGGTGCTGGACGCAGCGATTGCCGCTGCGACGAAGATCGCGGCTCTGCCCCAGCAGGCGGTGGAGGCGACCAAGCGCGTGCTGAATCTCCACATGGAGCACGCGGTTTTGGCGACGATCGACTTCGCCATGTCGGCCGAGTCGGAATCCTTCGACACGGAAGATCTCCGCGCCAACATCGACCGGTTCCGTGGGCGGACGTGAGTCCCGAGCGAGCGCCTTCAGCCCTTCCCGATCTTCCGGTAGTCCCAGCTGACGATTTTCTCGGGCGTCACGCGAAGCCACGCGTGTCGTCCGTCGGGGTAGAAGGTCCCGCCCGAGTACTTGTCGCCGAAGAGCAGCTCCGCCTCCGCCACGTCCGGATTCGCCTCGGCCGTGCGCGGCACGTCCCCAACGACGGCCGCCGTGCCCGACAACTCGACACCGTGAAGCTCGAAGAACTCCTCTCCACCGTCGATCACGACCCCGAGGCGCGCGTCGCGGTCGATGTCGATCCAGCGCTGGCTCTTGATGATCGAGTTCAGCCAGAGCGCCTCCCCGTCCCAGACGAACCAGAGGGGCGAGACGTGCGGCGCACCGCCGGGACCGACCGTGGCCACGCGACAGGTGCGGGCCGAGCGCAGGTAGCCATCCAGCTCTTCGGGAGTCATCGCAATCTTCCGACCACGTCGCTGCTTTCTCTTCATCGAACCCGTCTTGGCGCATTGCGCGCCCGCTGTACAGCTACCGACGAACGAATCGGCGGCTGCGGCGACCGGATAGGAAACGCGAGGCACCGATGAGACCCCTCCCCGAGCGAACACCCGAGAACGAGTTCTTCTGGACGAGCGGCGCCGAAGGCGTGCTTCGTTTCCAGCATTGCGGCCCGTGTGAGCGGTTCGTCCATCCGCCGCAACCCGGCTGCCCGACCTGCGGCGGCCAACTCGAAGTGCACGACGTCTCGGGACGCGGGACCGTCGTTGGGTTCACCGTGAACCATCAGCAATGGCTTCCGGACTTGGCACCCCCCTACGTCGTGGCGCTGGTCGCGATCGACGAAGACCCACTCGTGCGACTCACGACGCTCGTCGTCGACACGGAGCCCGAGGCCGTAGAGATCGGACTCCCCGTCGAAACTCGCTTCGAGCAGCACGAGGACATCTGGCTGCCGCTCTTTACCCCAACGGGAGAGCCGGCTCGTACCGTATCCGAGTGGCCCGAACCACCGCGTGCCCCGGTCGCAACGCGAGTGACCGCCGAAAAATTCGAATCGAAGGTCGCGTTGACCGGCGTCGGCATCTCCGCGGTCGGCCGGCGCCTCGAGCGAGATCCCCTGAGCCTCGCAGCTGACGCGTCTCGCGCGGCCGTCGCCGACGCGGGACTGGATCTCACGCAGATCGACGGGCTTTCGACCTACCCCGGCGGCGCGAAGGGCAGCGGACATTCAGAGGGCGGTGTGCCAGCCATGGCCGAGGCGCTCGG contains these protein-coding regions:
- a CDS encoding pyridoxamine 5'-phosphate oxidase family protein, with the protein product MKRKQRRGRKIAMTPEELDGYLRSARTCRVATVGPGGAPHVSPLWFVWDGEALWLNSIIKSQRWIDIDRDARLGVVIDGGEEFFELHGVELSGTAAVVGDVPRTAEANPDVAEAELLFGDKYSGGTFYPDGRHAWLRVTPEKIVSWDYRKIGKG
- a CDS encoding OB-fold domain-containing protein, which translates into the protein MRPLPERTPENEFFWTSGAEGVLRFQHCGPCERFVHPPQPGCPTCGGQLEVHDVSGRGTVVGFTVNHQQWLPDLAPPYVVALVAIDEDPLVRLTTLVVDTEPEAVEIGLPVETRFEQHEDIWLPLFTPTGEPARTVSEWPEPPRAPVATRVTAEKFESKVALTGVGISAVGRRLERDPLSLAADASRAAVADAGLDLTQIDGLSTYPGGAKGSGHSEGGVPAMAEALG
- a CDS encoding acyl-CoA dehydrogenase family protein, coding for MDYRDSPAEAEFRSRLRAWLADNNPGFRSSSTDDEYWARQAEWHTTLYNAGFFGLSWPKRYGGHELPTVFDVIVDDEVAAAGAPPRPSLGYLVQGISTHGTEEIKDRFLPALISGKDRWCQGFSEPDAGSDLAALRTTATLDGDDFVVDGRKIWTSYSDVADWCFLLARTDADVPKHKGISAFAISMEQPGIERRPLKMINGTTKEFGQVTFDGARVPVAHMIGEPGEGWRVAMTIVSHEREPGELGYVARYAKTVNRLKQTVHDDPHAFRPDQREAVAWAHVQVEMLRRHVCRRLSERLDGIDHGPGGSIDKLLMTWVEQSVGAAALSVSGPRAALDTEDEALKVYLYSRAQSVMGGTSQIQKNIIATRILNLPTA
- a CDS encoding enoyl-CoA hydratase/isomerase family protein, whose protein sequence is MTYDLPDVVRIEEDGPLRIVRLNRPEQLNAINDELHGGLTRLFPQLSADAGARVAVITGEGRAFSAGGDFDLLDRMAKDRTLRRDVIAEGRELVINMMRCRIPVVAAVNGAAVGLGCSVIALSDVVYMAESAYLADPHVNVGLVAADGGPITWPLHTSLLLAKEFAFTGDKIRATRAAEIGLANHVCPDGEVLDAAIAAATKIAALPQQAVEATKRVLNLHMEHAVLATIDFAMSAESESFDTEDLRANIDRFRGRT